From the genome of Meiothermus sp. QL-1, one region includes:
- a CDS encoding AAA family ATPase — MRIERLILQGFKSFGERTCLEFGPGIHGIVGPNGSGKSNLVEALRWVVGARARELRGEEALSLLFHGAEGRAPSGFAEVSLELGGERRVALSRRLERDGHSEVRISGRPGTLRQVEQVLWGTGLTRGGYAVVGQGEVGQILQAGPEVLLGYLEEAAGLRAVAQASQAARERLGQAALERAQRSQELEEQKALLAEKARQAEAAQRAEALAARVLLLRRSLLAARIREAEREAEAAAHRSRELRAEQEAIRERLRSLEAAKQKAQEAQEAAQAALAEALRQAEGLVAELRLVEQEQAALGHLLKRIAREQAEAQAQRTRLQGLQPPQPPQAPEPDPARLQEDERRLDELRRSILAEERRLEAGRQAYERYLQARAAYQARQQAYEEEQARRAALEEERARLEALLLAHQERLEHLRQREKALRSGLEEHRQKERRLRSEAQAALAEARRLEALLRSGSDLAEGPRQVRAAGIPGLIGVVADLLQVPAGLELALEVALGARMQWVLTEDEKAAKAAIELLKRRGGRATFLPRTLLKPPRERSSSLAHFPGVVGVAREQVALPACPEALPVLLGDTLLLENLEAALALARLNPQHPRLVTLEGELLESSGALTGGRVQRGGQMLALRRRCQEAQAEAQRLEAEAQRLEAACRALQDELVGLGLAELVRQEAELLSELKAVQSSLVRLEPAPPPQAPEAVAAPDPTPLQALRQEYEALHLQAAQQRELVLAWQRYHEDVERYAQAQREQRRIEARLAELGQEEAGLLQRLAELEERRASLQEARAALDLGPLEQKLQAARQQSRRLAEEETRLLARMNQVLADLEALHLTQARREAAVETLQQELSTLPPGPVEEGQPRSLARALAEAEAALAALGPVNHLAQAEYARLKEEVERLEAALKEAEAVVQRLEGELREIESAYRERLEEAYTRFKERFAHYARALLDAEAGLERSPRGLELVLRPAGKRTVSLNLLSMGERTMGALAFLFALSEIGEGRGGLPIAVLDEVDAPLDEANIERFCRFLKQFKGQTQFILVTHQKRTMEACDALYGVTAERGVSRVYSIKQEEWVG, encoded by the coding sequence ATGCGCATCGAGCGGCTTATCCTGCAGGGTTTCAAGTCCTTCGGCGAGCGAACCTGTCTGGAGTTCGGCCCCGGCATCCACGGCATCGTGGGCCCCAACGGCTCAGGCAAGAGCAACCTGGTCGAGGCGCTGCGCTGGGTGGTGGGGGCCCGGGCGCGCGAGCTCAGGGGGGAGGAAGCCCTTTCCCTGCTTTTCCACGGGGCCGAGGGGCGCGCGCCCTCGGGCTTTGCCGAGGTAAGCCTTGAACTAGGTGGGGAAAGGCGGGTAGCCCTGAGCCGGCGGCTGGAGCGGGACGGCCACAGCGAGGTGCGGATCTCAGGCCGGCCCGGCACCCTCCGCCAGGTGGAGCAGGTGCTCTGGGGCACCGGTCTCACCCGCGGCGGCTACGCCGTGGTGGGGCAGGGGGAGGTGGGCCAGATCCTGCAGGCTGGCCCGGAGGTGCTTCTGGGCTACCTGGAGGAGGCCGCCGGCCTGCGCGCGGTGGCCCAGGCCAGCCAGGCCGCACGGGAGCGGCTGGGGCAGGCTGCCCTCGAGCGGGCCCAGCGCAGCCAGGAGCTAGAAGAGCAGAAGGCCCTCCTGGCCGAGAAGGCCAGGCAGGCCGAGGCCGCCCAGCGGGCCGAGGCCCTGGCCGCGCGGGTTCTCCTGCTCCGGCGCAGCCTGCTTGCCGCTCGCATCCGGGAAGCCGAGCGGGAGGCAGAGGCCGCGGCGCACAGGTCCCGGGAGCTCAGGGCCGAACAGGAGGCCATCCGCGAGCGCTTGCGGAGCCTGGAGGCCGCAAAGCAGAAGGCCCAGGAGGCCCAGGAAGCAGCCCAGGCCGCCCTGGCCGAGGCCCTGCGGCAGGCCGAGGGGCTTGTGGCTGAGCTGAGGCTGGTGGAGCAGGAGCAGGCGGCTTTAGGCCACTTGCTAAAGCGCATCGCGCGGGAGCAAGCCGAAGCGCAGGCGCAGCGAACCAGGCTGCAGGGCCTGCAGCCCCCCCAGCCCCCTCAGGCCCCCGAGCCAGACCCCGCCCGCCTCCAGGAGGACGAGCGAAGGCTGGACGAGCTGCGGCGGAGCATTCTGGCTGAGGAGCGGCGGCTCGAAGCAGGCCGGCAGGCCTACGAGCGCTACCTGCAGGCCCGGGCCGCCTACCAGGCCCGGCAGCAGGCCTACGAGGAAGAGCAGGCCCGGCGGGCGGCTTTGGAGGAGGAACGGGCCCGCCTGGAGGCCCTGCTTCTGGCACACCAGGAGCGGCTCGAGCACCTCCGTCAGCGGGAGAAAGCCCTGAGGTCTGGGCTCGAGGAGCACAGGCAGAAGGAAAGGCGGCTTCGCAGCGAGGCCCAGGCCGCCCTGGCCGAGGCCCGCCGGCTGGAGGCCCTTCTGCGCTCGGGCTCCGACCTGGCCGAGGGGCCCCGCCAGGTGCGGGCGGCGGGAATTCCCGGCCTGATCGGGGTGGTGGCCGATTTGCTGCAGGTGCCGGCCGGGCTGGAGCTGGCCCTCGAGGTGGCCCTGGGGGCCCGGATGCAGTGGGTTCTGACCGAGGACGAGAAGGCGGCGAAGGCCGCCATCGAGCTGCTCAAGCGGCGGGGGGGGCGGGCCACCTTCCTGCCCCGCACCCTGCTCAAACCCCCCAGGGAGCGCTCCTCGAGTCTGGCGCACTTCCCCGGAGTGGTGGGGGTGGCGCGGGAGCAGGTGGCCCTCCCAGCCTGTCCCGAGGCCCTGCCCGTCCTGCTCGGGGATACGCTGCTGCTGGAAAACCTGGAGGCGGCGCTGGCCCTGGCCCGCCTCAACCCCCAGCACCCCCGGCTGGTCACCCTGGAGGGCGAGCTTCTGGAGAGCAGCGGGGCCCTGACCGGCGGGCGGGTGCAGCGGGGAGGGCAGATGCTGGCCCTGCGGCGGCGCTGCCAGGAGGCCCAGGCCGAGGCCCAGCGCCTGGAGGCCGAGGCCCAGCGCCTGGAGGCCGCCTGCCGGGCCCTCCAGGATGAGCTGGTGGGACTGGGCCTTGCGGAGCTGGTGCGGCAGGAAGCCGAGCTTTTGTCCGAGCTCAAGGCCGTGCAGTCCAGCCTGGTGCGCCTCGAGCCAGCCCCGCCCCCCCAGGCCCCCGAGGCGGTAGCAGCGCCTGACCCCACCCCCTTGCAGGCCCTCCGGCAGGAGTACGAGGCCCTGCACCTGCAGGCGGCCCAGCAGCGCGAGCTCGTCCTGGCCTGGCAGCGCTACCACGAGGACGTGGAGCGCTACGCCCAGGCCCAGCGGGAACAGCGCCGGATCGAAGCGCGGCTGGCAGAGCTTGGGCAGGAGGAGGCCGGGCTTTTGCAGCGGTTGGCCGAGCTGGAAGAGCGCCGAGCAAGCCTGCAGGAGGCCCGGGCGGCTTTGGACCTGGGCCCGCTTGAGCAAAAGCTGCAGGCCGCGCGGCAGCAAAGCCGGCGGCTGGCCGAGGAGGAGACCCGCCTTCTGGCCCGTATGAACCAGGTCCTGGCCGACCTCGAGGCCCTCCACCTGACCCAGGCCCGGCGGGAGGCCGCCGTCGAGACCCTGCAGCAGGAGCTCTCCACCCTGCCCCCAGGCCCGGTGGAGGAGGGCCAGCCGCGCAGCCTGGCCCGGGCCCTGGCCGAGGCCGAGGCGGCGCTGGCCGCCCTGGGCCCGGTCAACCACCTGGCCCAGGCCGAGTATGCTCGCTTGAAGGAAGAGGTGGAGCGTCTCGAGGCCGCGCTGAAGGAGGCCGAGGCGGTGGTGCAGCGGCTGGAGGGCGAGCTCAGGGAGATAGAGTCGGCCTACCGTGAGCGGCTGGAGGAGGCCTACACCCGCTTCAAGGAGCGCTTCGCTCACTACGCTCGGGCCCTGCTCGACGCTGAGGCTGGTCTGGAGCGGAGCCCGAGGGGCCTCGAGCTGGTCCTTCGCCCGGCGGGCAAGCGCACCGTCAGCCTGAACCTGCTCTCCATGGGCGAGCGCACCATGGGGGCCCTGGCCTTCCTGTTTGCCCTATCGGAGATAGGGGAGGGGCGTGGGGGGCTTCCTATCGCCGTGCTGGACGAGGTTGATGCCCCCCTGGACGAGGCCAACATCGAGCGCTTCTGCCGCTTCCTAAAGCAGTTCAAGGGCCAGACCCAGTTCATCCTGGTCACCCACCAGAAGCGCACCATGGAGGCCTGCGACGCCCTGTACGGCGTAACGGCCGAGCGGGGGGTCAGCCGGGTCTACAGCATCAAGCAGGAGGAGTGGGTGGGGTAG
- a CDS encoding GerMN domain-containing protein — MRRALSLFNLLGLAVLVLGLLALWATRRESPPSSPLNLPTTPEAQGPRTIRLYFAKENLDGLVVEERSIQVAEGEYLLGRVLEELVKGPRIPGAVLLVPAGTRAPTVFLWEGTALVDLPRSYAELGYGAAGEMMLIYGIANTLLEFREVRQVKFLLEGREVESLGHLSLLDPFTRP, encoded by the coding sequence ATGCGAAGAGCGCTGAGCCTGTTCAACCTGCTGGGCCTCGCCGTGCTGGTCCTGGGGCTGCTGGCCCTCTGGGCGACCCGGCGGGAGTCCCCCCCCTCCAGCCCCCTCAACCTTCCCACCACCCCGGAGGCCCAGGGGCCCCGCACCATCCGGCTCTACTTCGCCAAGGAAAACCTGGACGGCCTGGTGGTTGAGGAGCGGAGCATCCAGGTGGCCGAGGGGGAGTACCTTCTGGGGCGGGTACTGGAGGAGCTGGTCAAAGGCCCTCGCATCCCTGGGGCCGTGCTCCTGGTGCCGGCCGGCACCAGGGCCCCCACGGTCTTCCTGTGGGAGGGCACCGCTCTGGTGGACCTGCCCCGGTCCTACGCGGAGCTGGGCTACGGCGCCGCAGGGGAGATGATGCTGATTTACGGCATTGCCAACACGCTTTTGGAGTTCAGGGAGGTCCGCCAGGTCAAGTTCCTGCTGGAAGGGCGGGAGGTTGAGAGCCTGGGCCACCTTTCGCTTCTGGACCCTTTTACACGGCCCTAA
- a CDS encoding N-acetylmuramoyl-L-alanine amidase: MLLALLTLALGFSQYQGRLLVGTQETQALYPGGEGGEAYGPARFIAEALGLGYLEVPGRLYLSLGSRVAAFGISASGPEAARTLSAYRFQNGLWVPVRELARRLDLYYRVDYGAPVLALQPARLLRVERALAGGVERYILSFDRDVQARLISASPPRVALIGVQEVPDVPPSSAISFSKEGWGSEVYLPQGEGQLRLFFLPRQVVVERGEEVRPPRVVLDAGHGGGDSGVVVGGLREKDLTLSLALRLRALLQAQGLEVVLTRNADRDVPLLARAQYASTAQVFVSLHAAAGQQIRVYSHPEVQTLRLLEKGRELIARTPAAQRAILERYVAPPGSSARLAQRVSEEFAALGMVAQTSQDAMYVLSLAGGAAILFEAGFEQLRTPQGRDQVAGALARAILAHLGR; this comes from the coding sequence ATGCTCCTCGCTCTCCTCACGCTTGCCCTGGGCTTTTCCCAGTACCAAGGCCGCTTGCTGGTGGGTACTCAGGAAACCCAGGCCCTCTACCCCGGGGGGGAGGGGGGCGAGGCCTATGGACCGGCCCGCTTCATCGCTGAGGCCCTAGGGCTCGGCTACCTCGAGGTTCCCGGCCGGCTCTACCTGAGCCTGGGCAGCCGGGTGGCCGCTTTTGGCATAAGCGCTTCGGGTCCGGAGGCCGCCCGCACCCTCTCGGCCTATCGCTTCCAGAATGGTCTTTGGGTTCCCGTGCGGGAGCTGGCGCGCCGGCTCGACCTTTACTACCGGGTGGACTACGGCGCGCCGGTGCTGGCCTTGCAGCCGGCCCGCCTTTTGCGGGTAGAGCGGGCTTTGGCGGGCGGCGTGGAGCGGTATATCCTCAGCTTTGACCGGGATGTGCAGGCCCGCCTTATCTCGGCAAGCCCCCCGAGGGTGGCCCTCATCGGGGTGCAGGAGGTGCCGGACGTTCCCCCCAGCTCGGCCATCAGCTTCAGCAAGGAGGGCTGGGGCAGCGAGGTCTACCTTCCCCAAGGGGAAGGCCAGCTCCGCCTGTTCTTTTTGCCCCGACAGGTGGTGGTGGAAAGGGGAGAGGAGGTGCGCCCGCCCCGGGTGGTGCTGGATGCGGGCCATGGGGGCGGGGATTCCGGGGTGGTGGTGGGGGGCTTGCGGGAAAAGGACCTGACGCTAAGCCTGGCCCTGCGCCTGAGGGCGCTGCTGCAGGCCCAGGGCCTCGAGGTGGTCCTAACCCGCAATGCCGACCGGGATGTTCCCCTTCTAGCCCGGGCCCAGTACGCCTCCACGGCCCAGGTCTTCGTCAGTTTGCACGCGGCGGCGGGCCAGCAGATCCGGGTCTACAGCCACCCGGAGGTGCAGACCCTGCGCCTTCTGGAGAAAGGGCGGGAGCTCATCGCCCGCACTCCAGCGGCCCAGCGGGCCATCCTGGAGCGCTACGTCGCCCCTCCGGGCAGCTCAGCCCGCCTGGCCCAGCGGGTCTCGGAGGAGTTCGCCGCTTTGGGCATGGTGGCCCAGACCAGCCAGGACGCCATGTACGTGCTTTCCCTGGCTGGCGGTGCGGCGATTTTGTTCGAGGCCGGCTTCGAGCAGCTCCGCACGCCCCAGGGCCGCGACCAGGTGGCGGGTGCGCTGGCTCGAGCCATCCTCGCCCACTTGGGGAGGTAG
- the smpB gene encoding SsrA-binding protein SmpB, producing the protein MPGLENRKARHDYEVLETYEAGLALKGTEVKSIRAGQVDFTGSFARFEGDELFLENLYIAPYEKGGYTNHDPRRLRKLLLHRRELDRLRAKVEQKGLTLVPLRIYFNERGRAKLLLALAKGRRDYQKKQEDKRKAVQREVRGW; encoded by the coding sequence ATGCCGGGACTGGAAAACCGCAAGGCCCGCCACGACTACGAGGTGCTGGAAACCTACGAGGCGGGCCTGGCGCTCAAGGGAACCGAGGTTAAGTCCATCCGCGCCGGTCAGGTGGACTTCACCGGTTCGTTTGCCCGCTTCGAGGGGGACGAGCTATTCCTGGAGAACCTCTACATAGCCCCCTACGAAAAGGGGGGGTACACCAACCACGACCCCCGCCGCCTGCGCAAACTGCTGTTGCACCGGCGGGAGCTCGATCGGCTGCGGGCCAAGGTGGAGCAGAAGGGCCTGACCCTGGTGCCCCTGCGGATTTACTTCAACGAGCGGGGCAGGGCCAAACTGCTTTTGGCCCTGGCCAAGGGTCGGCGCGACTACCAGAAGAAGCAGGAGGACAAGCGGAAGGCGGTGCAGCGGGAGGTGAGGGGTTGGTAA
- the rodA gene encoding rod shape-determining protein RodA — MTLRRVPLLAYDWTLVVLVLLINLIGLVTLYSAAPNPSMWTQQLLAFPLAVALGVGLQFLSRRQVLAWSLPLYLLSVGLLGLVLLVGKEINGARAWFDLGPASFQPSEIAKIGLVLLLARVLAARALAHPLDYLPPALIAAPILGLVLIQPDLGGALVILAGVLGMLFVRGMPLRHIILGLLATALLLPTVVWPNLSPYQRERVEILFDLSKDPRGKGFQQIQSTIAIGSGGLMGKGFGAGTQTQLGFVPERQTDFIFSVLAEEWGFLGATTLLLLYGLLFFRLGRMITECVRMEDRLVITGVLAMLAFQVVVNVAVTLGLAPVTGLTLPLVSKGGSSLLMVYLGLGLALLIHRERYREV, encoded by the coding sequence GTGACTCTACGCAGGGTGCCGCTGCTGGCCTACGACTGGACGCTGGTGGTCCTCGTCTTGCTCATCAACCTCATCGGTCTGGTGACGCTCTACAGCGCCGCGCCCAACCCCAGCATGTGGACCCAGCAGCTCCTGGCCTTCCCCCTGGCGGTGGCCCTTGGGGTGGGGCTGCAATTCCTCTCCCGCCGGCAGGTCCTCGCCTGGTCCCTGCCCCTCTACCTCCTCTCGGTGGGGCTGCTTGGGCTGGTGCTGCTGGTGGGAAAAGAGATCAACGGGGCGAGGGCCTGGTTCGACCTGGGGCCCGCCAGCTTCCAGCCGAGCGAGATCGCCAAGATTGGGCTGGTCCTGCTCCTGGCCCGGGTTCTGGCCGCCCGGGCCCTGGCGCACCCCCTGGACTACCTGCCCCCTGCCCTCATCGCCGCCCCTATCCTGGGCCTGGTCCTCATCCAGCCCGACCTGGGCGGCGCCTTGGTTATCCTGGCCGGGGTGCTGGGCATGCTCTTCGTGCGGGGCATGCCCCTGCGCCACATCATCCTCGGCCTCCTCGCCACCGCCCTGCTCCTTCCCACGGTGGTGTGGCCCAACCTGAGCCCCTACCAGCGCGAACGGGTGGAAATCCTCTTCGACCTCTCCAAGGACCCCCGGGGCAAGGGCTTCCAGCAAATCCAGTCCACCATCGCCATCGGCTCGGGGGGCCTTATGGGCAAGGGCTTCGGCGCTGGAACCCAAACCCAGCTCGGCTTCGTGCCCGAGCGGCAGACCGACTTCATCTTCTCGGTTCTGGCCGAGGAGTGGGGCTTTCTGGGGGCCACCACACTGCTTCTGCTCTATGGCCTGCTCTTCTTCCGCCTGGGGCGGATGATCACCGAGTGCGTGCGGATGGAGGACCGGCTGGTGATCACCGGCGTGCTGGCCATGCTGGCCTTCCAGGTGGTGGTGAACGTGGCGGTCACGCTGGGCCTCGCCCCGGTCACCGGCCTCACCCTTCCGCTGGTGTCCAAAGGGGGCAGCAGCCTGCTCATGGTCTACCTGGGGCTGGGCCTGGCCCTCCTCATTCACCGGGAGCGCTACCGGGAGGTGTAG
- a CDS encoding LCP family protein: MGPRTPRLSFFSLGLALLLLAGVLAYGPRLPAGQQPLPLGGFVPAPGELSLVVAARDTEYCGHHTPCGPGRRTDTILYLRLRGGEAVLVAIPRDLLYQGPTPMGHYSGRINAVYERAGAEGLRQAVEHLLGLPVQHHLVLTFEAVIKLVDAVDGIEVELPYPMRYTDRAAGLYIDFPAGRLHLNGKDAVKYMRFRRWEGSDLGRLDRIREVLQQVAHKAQSPRYWPRLPGMAAALWDSLETSLSLPEALALLPSLRGLSLKAATLPTRESGPYLLPDTAAMPAFLAGMLGQYPETRAMARLAQAEALGLRVLLLDQSGLGLGELYRQGFLELGLPPPEVRLGPVGGEGRVLVQSGASGVGRASMAFALARDLADLLHLPLQSRIRIDPPGYDVVVVLAPTPPGSAPGE; encoded by the coding sequence ATGGGGCCGCGGACACCCAGGCTCTCGTTTTTCTCCCTGGGCCTGGCCCTTCTGCTTCTGGCGGGGGTGCTGGCCTACGGCCCCCGCCTGCCCGCAGGGCAGCAGCCCCTGCCCCTGGGAGGTTTCGTTCCAGCTCCGGGCGAGCTGAGCCTGGTGGTGGCGGCCCGCGACACCGAGTACTGCGGCCACCACACCCCCTGCGGCCCCGGGCGCCGGACCGATACCATCCTCTACCTCCGTCTGCGGGGTGGGGAAGCGGTTCTGGTGGCCATCCCTCGCGACCTGCTCTACCAGGGACCCACCCCCATGGGCCACTATTCCGGCCGGATCAACGCGGTGTACGAGCGCGCCGGGGCAGAGGGGCTGCGGCAGGCGGTGGAGCATCTCTTGGGCCTACCGGTGCAGCACCACCTGGTCCTGACCTTTGAAGCGGTGATTAAGCTGGTGGATGCGGTGGACGGCATCGAGGTCGAGCTGCCCTACCCCATGCGCTACACCGACCGGGCTGCAGGCCTCTACATAGACTTTCCTGCAGGTAGGTTGCACCTGAACGGCAAGGACGCGGTCAAGTACATGCGCTTCCGCCGCTGGGAGGGCTCGGATCTGGGCCGGCTGGACCGGATCCGCGAGGTGCTCCAGCAGGTGGCCCACAAGGCGCAAAGCCCGCGCTACTGGCCGCGGCTGCCCGGGATGGCGGCAGCGCTTTGGGACTCCCTTGAGACCAGCCTCTCCCTCCCGGAGGCGCTGGCCCTCCTCCCCTCCCTTCGGGGCCTTAGCCTGAAGGCGGCCACCCTGCCCACCCGGGAGTCAGGGCCCTACCTGCTCCCCGATACCGCGGCCATGCCGGCTTTCCTGGCCGGGATGCTGGGGCAGTACCCGGAGACCAGGGCCATGGCCCGGCTGGCGCAGGCGGAGGCCCTGGGCCTCAGGGTTTTGCTCCTCGACCAGAGCGGCCTTGGGCTGGGGGAGCTGTACCGCCAGGGCTTTTTGGAGCTGGGCCTTCCCCCCCCGGAGGTGCGCCTGGGGCCGGTGGGGGGGGAGGGCCGGGTGCTGGTGCAAAGCGGGGCCTCCGGGGTGGGGCGGGCCTCCATGGCCTTTGCCCTGGCCCGCGACCTGGCCGATCTGCTGCACCTGCCTTTGCAAAGCCGCATCCGCATAGACCCCCCAGGCTACGATGTGGTGGTGGTGCTGGCCCCTACACCTCCCGGTAGCGCTCCCGGTGAATGA
- the yqeK gene encoding bis(5'-nucleosyl)-tetraphosphatase (symmetrical) YqeK, with translation MTRTGTGWLERVQARVTPERFAHILRVAELAAEIARANGLDAEKAYLAGLLHDAARDMSPEELLQLAPPEHEIERQHPLALHGRAARRMAEAWGLEDPEVLEAIEGHVYGVDPRHGIGMALYVADVSEPGRGVNHEIRAQALRGHLLEAYREAVACKVQYLSRKGIELHPRTRAAYEALHPQAKLL, from the coding sequence TTGACGCGTACTGGAACTGGCTGGCTCGAGCGGGTGCAGGCCCGGGTGACGCCTGAGCGCTTTGCCCACATCCTGCGGGTGGCCGAGCTGGCCGCCGAGATAGCCCGGGCCAACGGCCTCGATGCGGAGAAGGCTTACCTGGCCGGCCTCCTGCACGATGCCGCCCGGGATATGTCCCCTGAGGAGCTGCTGCAACTGGCCCCGCCCGAGCACGAGATAGAGCGGCAGCACCCGCTGGCCCTCCACGGCCGGGCGGCCCGGCGCATGGCGGAGGCCTGGGGGCTGGAAGACCCGGAGGTGCTCGAGGCCATCGAGGGCCACGTCTATGGGGTGGATCCGCGGCACGGTATCGGGATGGCCCTCTACGTGGCCGACGTCTCGGAGCCGGGCCGCGGGGTCAACCACGAGATCCGGGCCCAGGCCCTGCGGGGCCATCTGCTGGAGGCTTACCGGGAAGCGGTGGCCTGCAAGGTCCAGTACCTCTCCCGCAAGGGCATCGAGCTCCACCCCCGCACCCGCGCGGCCTACGAAGCTTTGCACCCCCAGGCCAAGCTTTTGTAA
- the rplU gene encoding 50S ribosomal protein L21: MYAIIKTGGKQYRAEVGSRLRVEKLEASPGDTLEFEALMLGGERIVFGTPTVPGARVVAEVVGHGKGKKVVVAKFKAKVQYRRKRGHRQPYTEILVKEIRA; the protein is encoded by the coding sequence ATGTACGCAATTATCAAGACCGGCGGCAAGCAGTACCGCGCCGAGGTCGGCAGCCGGCTGCGGGTAGAAAAGCTGGAGGCCAGCCCTGGCGATACCCTGGAGTTCGAAGCCCTCATGCTGGGGGGCGAGAGGATCGTCTTCGGCACCCCCACGGTGCCCGGCGCCAGGGTGGTGGCCGAGGTGGTGGGGCACGGCAAGGGGAAGAAGGTGGTGGTGGCCAAGTTCAAAGCCAAGGTGCAGTACCGGCGCAAGCGGGGCCACCGCCAGCCCTACACCGAGATTCTGGTCAAGGAGATCCGCGCCTAG
- the rpmA gene encoding 50S ribosomal protein L27 — protein MAHKKGLGSTKNGRDSQAKRLGVKRFEGQVVRAGHILVRQRGTKFRPGAGVGMGRDFTLFALIDGVVEFADKGRLGRYVRVRPLEAQ, from the coding sequence ATGGCACACAAAAAGGGACTGGGCTCTACCAAGAACGGCCGCGACAGCCAGGCCAAGCGCCTGGGGGTCAAGCGCTTCGAGGGCCAGGTGGTGCGGGCGGGCCACATCCTGGTGCGCCAGCGGGGCACCAAGTTCCGCCCTGGCGCAGGGGTGGGCATGGGCCGTGACTTCACCCTCTTCGCCCTGATAGACGGGGTGGTGGAGTTTGCCGACAAGGGCCGGCTGGGCCGCTACGTGCGGGTCAGGCCCCTGGAGGCCCAATAG
- the obgE gene encoding GTPase ObgE codes for MFRDVLEITVEAGRGGDGCISFRREKYIAKGGPDGGDGGDGGSVVLRARGEVDSLSTLSKRVYRAESGQHGMGKGLSGRSGRDLVVEVPRGTRVYDAESGALLADLVEEGQSFVAALGGKGGRGNAHFVTPTRQAPRFAEAGEPGEKRRLRLELMLLADVGLVGYPNAGKSSLLAALTHAQPRIASYPFTTLSPHLGVVERGLERLTLADIPGIIEGAAQGRGLGLEFLRHIARTRVLLYVLDGSEQPLQTLEMLRSELRAYNPALLARPALIALNKTDLLPAEEVKARLDELGQAGLPVLPISALHREGLPELVEALFALAKAAPRPQLEPPQPRPEPQEEIRVVQLEEGVFALEAPQLERQVRRLKGDLMEAAGYLQELFKRHRLEQVLKAHGVRAGDTVRFGEHEFEYIPEVD; via the coding sequence ATGTTCAGGGATGTCCTGGAGATCACGGTAGAGGCCGGGCGCGGCGGGGACGGCTGCATCAGCTTCCGCAGGGAAAAGTACATCGCCAAGGGGGGGCCCGACGGGGGCGACGGCGGGGACGGGGGCTCGGTGGTGCTGAGGGCCCGGGGGGAGGTGGACTCGCTCTCCACCCTCTCCAAGCGGGTCTACAGGGCTGAAAGCGGCCAGCACGGGATGGGCAAAGGGCTCTCGGGGCGCTCGGGCAGGGACCTGGTGGTGGAAGTACCCCGCGGCACCCGGGTCTACGACGCCGAGAGCGGGGCGCTGCTGGCCGACCTGGTGGAGGAGGGCCAGAGCTTTGTGGCCGCCTTGGGGGGCAAGGGGGGGCGAGGCAATGCCCACTTCGTGACCCCCACCCGCCAGGCCCCCCGCTTCGCCGAAGCCGGCGAACCGGGCGAGAAGCGCCGGCTGCGCCTGGAGCTCATGCTCCTGGCCGACGTGGGCCTGGTGGGCTACCCCAACGCCGGGAAGAGCAGCCTCCTGGCCGCCCTCACCCACGCCCAGCCCAGGATTGCCAGCTACCCCTTCACCACCCTCTCGCCCCACCTGGGGGTGGTCGAGCGCGGCCTGGAGCGCCTCACCCTGGCCGACATCCCCGGGATCATCGAGGGGGCGGCCCAGGGCCGGGGCCTGGGGCTGGAGTTCCTGCGCCACATCGCCCGCACCCGGGTTCTCCTCTACGTCCTGGACGGCTCTGAGCAACCCCTACAGACCCTGGAGATGCTCCGAAGCGAGCTCAGGGCCTACAACCCCGCCCTCCTGGCCCGCCCGGCCCTCATCGCCCTCAACAAGACCGACCTGCTCCCGGCCGAGGAGGTAAAGGCCCGGCTGGACGAGCTGGGCCAGGCCGGCCTGCCGGTGCTGCCCATCTCGGCCCTGCACCGCGAGGGGCTACCCGAGCTGGTCGAGGCCCTCTTCGCCCTGGCCAAGGCGGCGCCTAGGCCCCAGCTCGAGCCGCCCCAGCCCAGGCCTGAGCCCCAGGAGGAGATCCGGGTAGTCCAGCTCGAGGAAGGGGTGTTCGCCCTCGAGGCCCCCCAGCTCGAGCGCCAGGTCAGGCGGCTCAAGGGCGACCTGATGGAGGCGGCGGGCTATCTCCAGGAGCTCTTCAAGCGCCACCGCCTCGAGCAGGTGCTGAAAGCCCACGGCGTGCGGGCCGGGGACACGGTCCGTTTTGGGGAGCACGAATTCGAGTACATACCTGAGGTAGACTAA
- the rsfS gene encoding ribosome silencing factor, with the protein MVATDAHTLIAQIKEALEDKKALDIVALDLTEVSDALDYFVIATGTSQPHLQALERAVREKLLAQGVRAAHVEGPSPRWVLLDYGPVLVHLMSPEARAYYDLEGFWADARRL; encoded by the coding sequence ATGGTTGCCACGGACGCCCACACGCTCATCGCCCAGATCAAGGAGGCCCTGGAGGACAAGAAGGCCCTGGACATCGTCGCCCTCGATCTGACCGAGGTCTCCGACGCCCTGGACTACTTCGTCATCGCCACCGGCACCTCCCAGCCCCACCTGCAGGCGCTGGAACGGGCGGTGCGGGAAAAGCTCCTGGCCCAGGGCGTGCGGGCCGCCCACGTGGAGGGGCCCAGCCCCCGCTGGGTGCTGCTCGACTACGGGCCGGTGCTGGTCCACCTGATGAGCCCTGAGGCCCGGGCCTACTACGACCTGGAGGGCTTCTGGGCCGACGCCAGGCGGCTATAG